The Calypte anna isolate BGI_N300 chromosome 23, bCalAnn1_v1.p, whole genome shotgun sequence genome has a segment encoding these proteins:
- the HTR1D gene encoding 5-hydroxytryptamine receptor 1D, whose product MTLYNQSAELSLQSSANKSLNFTETPLALNERTLLGLKISLAVLLSAVTLATILANVFVVITVLLTRKLHTPANFLIGSLAVTDLLVSVLVMPISIAYTVTHTWAFGQVLCDIWLSSDITCCTASILHLCLIALDRYWAVTDALEYAKRRTAARAVLMVAVVWVISVSISVPPLFWRQVKAHEEIAKCAVNTDQISYTIYSTCGAFYIPTVLLLILYGRIYVAARSRILKPPPLYGKRFTTAHLITGSAGSSLCSINASLHEGHSHSGGSPIFISHVTIKLADSVLERKRISAARERKATKTLGIILGAFIFCWLPFFVVALVLPICQDACWLHPILLDFFTWLGYLNSLINPIIYTAFNEEFKQAFQKLIHFKMCSF is encoded by the coding sequence ATGACTCTGTATAACCAGTCAGCAGAGCTCTCTCTCCAGAGCTCAGCAAACAAGTCATTAAATTTCACTGAAACACCCCTGGCTTTGAATGAAAGGACACTCTTAGGACTGAAGATCTCACTGGCAGTCCTTCTGTCTGCTGTCACTTTGGCAACGATCCTTGCAAACGTTTTTGTTGTTATTACAGTTCTTCTGACTAGAAAGCTCCACACACCTGCAAATTTCCTCATCGGCTCCCTGGCAGTGACAGATCTTTTGGTGTCTGTCCTGGTGATGCCCATCAGCATTGCTTACACTGTCACCCACACCTGGGCCTTTGGCCAAGTGTTGTGTGATATCTGGTTGTCATCAGACATCACCTGCTGCACAGCATCAATCCTGCACCTCTGTCTCATTGCCCTGGACAGATACTGGGCTGTCACTGATGCTCTGGAATATGCCAAGCGCCGGACAGCTGCCCGGGCTGTGCTGATGGTTGCTGTGGTCTGGGTGATATCTGTGAGTATTTCTGTGCCACCGCTTTTCTGGAGGCAAGTGAAAGCTCATGAAGAAATTGCCAAGTGTGCTGTGAACACAGATCAGATCTCCTACACGATATATTCTACCTGTGGAGCTTTCTACATCCCAACAGTGCTCCTGCTGATATTGTATGGTAGAATTTATGTAGCAGCTCGATCCAGGATTCTGAAGCCACCCCCATTATATGGGAAACGTTTCACTACTGCACACCTGATCACCGGCTCTGCGGGgtcctccctctgctccattAATGCCAGCCTTCATGAAGGGCATTCCCATTCAGGTGGATCCCCAATATTTATCAGTCATGTCACAATAAAACTTGCAGATAGTgtcctggaaaggaaaagaatttctgctgcaagagaaaggaaagccaCAAAAACTTTAGGTATTATTCTGGgagctttcattttctgctggctgcctttttttgttgtcGCCCTGGTCCTGCCCATCTGCCAAGATGCTTGTTGGCTTCACCCCATCCTGCTGGACTTTTTTACGTGGCTAGGTTACTTAAACTCCTTGATCAATCCCATAATTTACACAGCCTTTAATGAAGAATTTAAACAGGCTTTTCAAAAACTAATACATTTTAAGATGTGTTCATTTTGA